A single region of the Campylobacter sp. MIT 99-7217 genome encodes:
- the bcp gene encoding thioredoxin-dependent thiol peroxidase, protein MKELQIGDKAPSFSLLNQDGIQVNLKDFLGKKIILYFYPKDDTPGCTTEACEFSELYEDFGGKNAVIIGISADSTISHQKFISKFKLKHILLSDSDKEVCKAYGAWGVKKNYGKEYEGLIRSTFVIDEEGKIAQIYKNVRAKDHAAKVLEAL, encoded by the coding sequence ATGAAGGAATTACAAATAGGAGATAAGGCTCCAAGCTTTAGCCTCTTAAATCAAGATGGCATTCAGGTAAATTTGAAGGACTTTTTGGGTAAAAAAATCATACTTTATTTTTATCCAAAGGATGATACTCCGGGTTGTACTACTGAGGCTTGCGAATTTAGCGAGCTTTATGAGGACTTTGGGGGCAAAAATGCTGTTATCATAGGCATAAGTGCAGATAGCACAATCTCTCATCAAAAATTTATCTCTAAATTTAAGCTTAAACATATCTTATTAAGTGATAGCGATAAAGAAGTTTGCAAGGCTTATGGAGCTTGGGGCGTGAAAAAAAACTACGGCAAGGAATATGAGGGGCTAATCCGCTCAACCTTTGTCATAGATGAGGAGGGCAAAATAGCTCAAATTTATAAAAATGTAAGGGCAAAGGATCACGCTGCTAAGGTCTTAGAGGCTCTTTAA
- a CDS encoding MBL fold metallo-hydrolase codes for MSVKSIEIEGQNKANQILHKGQLIFANESKEAIFPPKVALKQVINYYTTQVKNASPKTKLPFVKSDFKKSFQSPVLAWLGHSSAFLAFRNFKILIDPLFTMHASPIKFINQAFKQTHCFKAEDFGEVFAVLITHSHFDHLDKKSILALKNKATLFIAPLKVGQYLKKFGIESERIAEFDWWQGALFECGKNESVKIIATPSQHNSNRGDGFNKSLWASFVFEFSGKFGVKRLFWSADGGYATHFKKIGDLFGGFDLACLESGHFNKAWQSSHSFPEQIVKEAHDLNAKAVMSIHWARFKAGTHGWNEPVKFLHSAFKELHLPYLTPKIGQLIELDKEFDESLKEKWWDEN; via the coding sequence ATTTCGGTAAAAAGCATAGAAATAGAGGGACAAAATAAGGCAAATCAAATTTTACACAAGGGACAGCTCATCTTTGCAAACGAAAGCAAAGAAGCCATTTTTCCACCAAAAGTAGCCCTAAAACAAGTCATTAACTACTACACAACCCAAGTAAAAAACGCCTCACCCAAAACAAAACTTCCTTTCGTAAAAAGCGATTTTAAAAAATCTTTTCAAAGCCCTGTTTTAGCATGGCTTGGACATTCTTCAGCCTTTTTAGCATTTAGAAATTTTAAAATTCTCATTGATCCGCTTTTTACTATGCACGCTTCGCCCATTAAATTTATCAATCAAGCCTTTAAACAAACGCATTGTTTTAAAGCTGAAGACTTTGGCGAGGTCTTTGCTGTTTTAATCACGCATTCGCATTTTGATCATCTGGATAAAAAAAGCATTTTAGCTCTTAAAAATAAAGCCACACTTTTTATCGCTCCTCTAAAAGTAGGACAATACTTAAAAAAATTTGGCATTGAAAGCGAACGCATAGCTGAGTTTGACTGGTGGCAAGGAGCTTTATTTGAGTGTGGGAAAAATGAAAGTGTCAAAATCATCGCCACACCCTCACAGCACAATTCAAACAGGGGAGATGGTTTTAACAAAAGTCTTTGGGCTTCTTTTGTCTTTGAGTTTAGCGGAAAATTTGGAGTGAAAAGACTTTTTTGGAGTGCTGATGGAGGCTATGCTACGCATTTTAAGAAAATCGGCGATCTTTTTGGAGGCTTTGATCTTGCTTGCCTTGAAAGCGGACATTTTAACAAGGCTTGGCAAAGCTCGCATTCTTTTCCTGAGCAAATCGTAAAAGAAGCCCATGATCTTAACGCAAAGGCTGTGATGAGTATCCATTGGGCGAGGTTTAAGGCTGGTACTCATGGCTGGAACGAGCCTGTGAAATTTTTGCACTCAGCCTTTAAAGAGCTTCATTTGCCCTATCTTACGCCAAAAATAGGACAACTCATCGAGCTTGATAAGGAATTTGATGAGAGTTTAAAAGAAAAATGGTGGGACGAAAACTAA
- the dxs gene encoding 1-deoxy-D-xylulose-5-phosphate synthase, whose amino-acid sequence MTKTLLAEQNFSHEFLSTLSLKELEELAFHLREKIIEVVSKNGGHLSSNLGAVELTLAMHCVFDEKEVPFIFDVSHQSYAHKILTNKKNFDTLRKFGGLSGYTKPSEGDFFIAGHSSTSISLLVGVCKAINLRKENKIPVALIGDGAMSAGMVYEALNELGDRKYPCVIILNDNEMSISKPIGAISKYLSGTMATPFYQKFKKQVGHFLEYLPQSAAYMAKRFEESFKMITPGMLFEELGLEYIGVINGHDLAELISVLKKAKALQKPCIIHAQTIKGKGYKMAEGKTAKWHGVGAFDIQTGESLKKAEDKKTTTQLFCENLLNLAKKHENIVGVTAAMPSGTGLDALIEAYPERFFDVGIAEQHAVTSMAAMAKEGFKPFIAIYSTFLQRAYDQVIHDCAIMNLNVVFAMDRAGIVGEDGETHQGVFDISFLAAIPNLSLLAPRDELMMKEIMQYAYTHEGCLAFRYPRGSFILDKEFSPCKIAFAKAQFLIQNESKIAFLGYGQGVGRAKLVLDEFEKEGKKDFANLVDLIFAKPLDEVLLRDLAQKTKIWFIFSDSAKIGGIGSLLADFLQKHDLNLKIISFEYDDEFITHGATSEVEASLGLDTTSLKQKISSILK is encoded by the coding sequence ATGACAAAAACACTTCTTGCAGAACAAAATTTTAGTCACGAATTTTTATCCACTTTAAGCCTTAAAGAGCTTGAAGAACTTGCCTTTCATTTAAGAGAAAAAATCATTGAAGTAGTCAGCAAAAACGGAGGACATTTAAGCTCAAATTTAGGTGCTGTTGAACTCACTCTTGCTATGCACTGCGTTTTTGATGAAAAGGAAGTTCCTTTTATCTTTGATGTCTCTCATCAATCCTACGCACATAAAATTTTAACAAATAAAAAAAATTTTGACACTTTAAGAAAATTTGGCGGACTTAGTGGATACACAAAGCCTAGCGAGGGCGATTTTTTCATAGCAGGGCATTCAAGCACTTCTATATCCTTGCTTGTGGGAGTTTGTAAAGCTATAAATTTAAGAAAAGAAAATAAAATCCCAGTAGCTTTAATTGGCGATGGAGCTATGAGTGCTGGCATGGTTTATGAGGCTTTAAATGAGCTTGGGGATAGAAAATATCCGTGTGTGATTATTTTAAATGATAATGAAATGAGTATTTCAAAGCCCATAGGTGCGATTTCAAAATATCTTTCAGGCACTATGGCGACGCCTTTTTATCAAAAATTTAAAAAACAAGTGGGGCATTTTTTAGAATATTTGCCCCAAAGTGCTGCTTATATGGCAAAACGCTTTGAGGAAAGCTTTAAGATGATAACACCTGGTATGCTTTTTGAAGAGCTTGGACTTGAATATATAGGCGTTATCAACGGGCATGATTTAGCCGAGCTTATCAGTGTGCTTAAAAAAGCTAAAGCACTTCAAAAGCCTTGTATCATCCACGCTCAAACCATAAAAGGCAAAGGCTATAAAATGGCTGAGGGCAAAACAGCCAAATGGCACGGTGTGGGAGCTTTTGACATCCAAACAGGAGAATCTTTAAAAAAAGCTGAGGACAAAAAAACCACTACCCAGCTTTTTTGTGAGAATTTGCTAAATTTAGCCAAAAAGCACGAAAATATAGTAGGTGTAACAGCTGCTATGCCTAGTGGGACAGGGCTTGATGCTTTGATTGAGGCTTATCCTGAGCGTTTTTTTGATGTAGGCATTGCCGAGCAACACGCCGTTACTTCTATGGCGGCTATGGCAAAAGAGGGCTTTAAGCCTTTTATTGCAATTTACAGCACCTTTTTGCAAAGAGCTTATGACCAAGTAATTCACGATTGTGCTATTATGAATTTAAATGTCGTTTTTGCTATGGATAGAGCTGGGATTGTGGGCGAGGATGGAGAGACGCACCAAGGAGTATTTGACATTAGCTTTTTAGCAGCAATTCCTAATTTAAGCCTTTTAGCTCCAAGAGATGAGCTTATGATGAAAGAAATAATGCAGTATGCTTATACGCACGAGGGTTGTCTTGCTTTTCGCTATCCTAGAGGAAGCTTTATTTTAGATAAAGAATTTAGCCCCTGTAAAATCGCTTTTGCTAAGGCTCAGTTTTTAATCCAAAATGAAAGTAAAATTGCTTTTTTAGGCTACGGACAAGGTGTTGGCAGGGCAAAGCTTGTTTTAGATGAGTTTGAAAAAGAGGGTAAAAAGGACTTTGCAAATTTAGTTGATCTCATCTTTGCAAAGCCTTTAGATGAAGTGCTTTTAAGGGATTTAGCACAAAAAACAAAAATTTGGTTTATCTTTAGTGATAGTGCAAAAATCGGTGGCATAGGTTCTTTGCTGGCTGATTTTTTACAAAAACATGACTTAAATTTAAAGATCATCAGCTTTGAATATGATGATGAGTTCATCACGCATGGTGCGACAAGCGAGGTTGAGGCTAGCTTAGGGCTTGATACGACAAGCTTGAAACAAAAAATTTCTTCTATACTAAAATAA
- a CDS encoding tautomerase family protein: MPLVNIKLAKPALSKEQKAELMADITRLLSDKYNKNKERIVVVIEDIEDYDIAFGGKSVEAIKAEGK; encoded by the coding sequence ATGCCCCTAGTTAATATCAAACTTGCAAAGCCAGCCTTAAGCAAGGAGCAAAAGGCTGAACTTATGGCTGATATAACAAGGCTTTTAAGCGATAAATACAATAAAAATAAAGAAAGAATAGTTGTTGTCATAGAGGATATAGAAGATTATGATATAGCCTTTGGTGGTAAAAGCGTGGAAGCGATTAAGGCTGAGGGCAAATAG
- a CDS encoding pseudoazurin — MKKILLALSFLIFFALNAQAKDIEIKMLNKGQDGVMAFEPAFVKAEVGDSVTFIPTDKSHDAVSRLVPEGASAFKGKINEKFTYKLEKEGVYVYICTPHQAMNMSGIIQVGKAVNLAEANAEIDKIEAKSAINKGRLKKAAQNIK; from the coding sequence ATGAAAAAAATTCTTTTAGCTTTGTCATTTTTGATCTTTTTTGCTCTAAATGCTCAGGCAAAGGACATAGAGATTAAAATGCTCAACAAGGGTCAAGACGGCGTTATGGCTTTTGAGCCAGCTTTTGTGAAAGCTGAAGTGGGCGATAGTGTTACCTTTATCCCAACAGATAAGAGTCACGATGCGGTTAGTAGGCTTGTGCCAGAGGGAGCAAGTGCTTTTAAGGGCAAGATCAATGAAAAATTTACATACAAGCTTGAAAAAGAAGGTGTGTATGTTTATATTTGTACACCTCATCAAGCTATGAATATGTCGGGTATTATTCAGGTTGGAAAGGCTGTAAATCTTGCGGAAGCTAATGCTGAGATTGATAAGATTGAAGCGAAATCAGCGATTAATAAGGGTCGTTTGAAAAAGGCTGCTCAAAATATCAAATGA
- a CDS encoding hemolysin family protein has product MDPSQSIATTASFDAGYSTIMILVALFFVFLNGFFVLSEFSIVKVRRSKLEELVKEGKPNAKRALEISSSLDTYLSACQLGITLSSLALGWLGEPAIARLLVHYFEPLGVSTTLAHTIAFVIAFTLITLLHVVLGELVPKSMAIAMAEKTVLFVAKPLHLFWLLFLPCIKTFDFLAASSLKIIGIKPAKDSELTHSEEEIKIIASESQKGGVLDEFETEIIRNAVDFSDTVAKEVMSPRKDMICLNKSKSYEENMKIVCESKHTRFPYIDGSKDNILGMIHIRDLMQNELSEEKKPLDEFVRPMFLVPESVSISKVLVRMNKERSHTALVVDEYGGTAGIITMEDIMEEIFGDIKDEHDDTDEYYKKLADNIYEFKGRCDITSVEELLDISYAENLEQVTIGGYVFNLLGRLPVVGDRAEDELCYYEVKKMDGNSIDKLKLVKK; this is encoded by the coding sequence TTGGACCCCAGCCAGAGTATAGCTACAACTGCATCTTTTGATGCGGGATATTCTACTATAATGATCTTAGTTGCCTTATTTTTCGTCTTTTTAAATGGTTTTTTTGTTTTGTCTGAATTTAGCATTGTTAAAGTGCGTCGTTCTAAGCTTGAAGAACTCGTCAAAGAGGGCAAACCCAATGCAAAAAGAGCTTTAGAAATTTCATCTTCTCTTGATACTTATCTTAGTGCATGTCAGCTTGGTATAACGCTTAGTTCTTTGGCACTTGGTTGGCTTGGAGAGCCTGCCATTGCAAGACTTTTGGTGCATTATTTTGAACCTTTGGGAGTTTCTACAACACTTGCTCATACTATAGCTTTTGTCATAGCCTTTACGCTAATAACACTTTTACATGTGGTTTTAGGAGAACTTGTACCAAAAAGTATGGCTATTGCCATGGCTGAAAAAACGGTGCTTTTTGTTGCAAAGCCCTTGCATTTGTTTTGGCTTCTTTTTTTACCTTGTATCAAAACCTTTGATTTTTTAGCAGCAAGTTCTTTAAAAATCATAGGCATTAAGCCCGCAAAAGATAGCGAGCTTACGCATAGCGAAGAAGAGATCAAGATCATTGCAAGTGAGAGCCAAAAAGGCGGAGTTTTAGATGAATTTGAAACAGAGATTATCCGCAATGCTGTTGATTTTTCTGATACTGTAGCAAAAGAGGTAATGAGTCCTAGAAAAGATATGATTTGTTTAAATAAAAGTAAAAGTTATGAAGAAAATATGAAAATCGTTTGTGAAAGCAAGCATACTCGTTTTCCTTACATAGATGGCTCTAAAGATAATATTTTAGGAATGATACATATCAGAGATTTGATGCAAAATGAATTAAGTGAAGAAAAAAAGCCCTTAGATGAATTTGTGCGTCCTATGTTTTTAGTGCCTGAAAGCGTTTCTATCTCAAAAGTTCTTGTAAGAATGAACAAAGAAAGAAGCCACACCGCACTTGTCGTTGATGAGTATGGCGGAACGGCTGGCATTATCACCATGGAAGACATTATGGAGGAAATTTTTGGCGACATTAAAGATGAACATGATGATACAGATGAGTATTATAAAAAGCTTGCCGATAATATCTATGAATTTAAAGGGCGTTGCGATATAACAAGCGTTGAAGAGCTTTTAGATATCTCTTATGCTGAAAATTTAGAACAAGTTACCATAGGTGGTTATGTGTTTAATCTACTTGGTCGTTTGCCTGTTGTGGGCGATAGGGCTGAAGATGAGCTTTGTTACTATGAAGTAAAAAAAATGGACGGCAACAGCATAGATAAACTAAAGCTTGTTAAAAAATAG
- a CDS encoding autotransporter domain-containing protein, whose amino-acid sequence MIIKKFIKISSVLSCFACGLHAASYTSNLPASVSITGTQSDTITGEKSKPSYDVTTVGYGNVKGFSITGQAGGKYSLNFQDNTSTWYSGGITLGANLEATINGVHALAIDKGGMTINDGASLTVNSSGNTINTSGTDYGGASKVRFAGGLNLNLGANSRAVFSNISQTTTSFIHQGTINVAQGANLTIQATLIRLQDVNNNNGTITLTGTRIQNIGNPVGGKNGIANFVNNNGNVIINGDFENGGQAINEGGTFSPYDPGYGGGAVFTLNGGSVTINGKFIATHGGDAVSGGDLWGAQVSDININGGTLDIKGEITNKTGSTLNVTGGNLIARSNFINTSGGVINISKGKVEVAGETRNDSGSSFNIAGGTIQTSNFVNNSTLNFSADSNGNMGQIIGNLSNNGSGKVNIDLTNAKTGEIQLVTGSIQGLQDGVNLNVNTGAFLDTKFDINSGKLTNKVDQGKIDKIEGELTDKNDKQVFSTLMQEYPGVFKTEAEAKQAVQDIKTGVSTGHISTPLTTMDTMVSNAKLESSRQIFSSRNSGLADISKLKKVYLASLNDDVLRQIISRQTNHSFNLNVVGMGIAGANKGFLGGFNASMFSRVENHGISFGVGYAYGKTKQDSSYHETDNSSHNFSLSLYDKIYMPFDENMEFDLGAYWAGSFMDISRNLQNIGKSSTKSKFFQLGAEGTLGYVFESGQFAIKPYLGLGHALHFFDQFSEQTGSISLSANSQNIYTLSALAGFENRFYLTDESAVMLTLGYENLMFESRKRAMRMGGNSNPQGRNMFFSMPYKHKASLALGTDYYFTEAMRIEVGGFYKYAFGTKGDDEVSKDKLDTHYFGVNASFIYKF is encoded by the coding sequence TTGATAATAAAAAAATTTATAAAGATAAGTTCTGTTTTGAGCTGTTTTGCTTGTGGCTTGCATGCTGCTTCTTATACGAGTAATTTACCTGCAAGCGTTAGCATAACAGGCACTCAAAGCGATACTATAACTGGGGAAAAAAGCAAGCCAAGCTATGATGTAACCACTGTTGGCTATGGGAATGTTAAGGGCTTTAGTATCACGGGTCAAGCAGGGGGAAAATACAGCTTAAATTTTCAAGATAATACAAGCACTTGGTATTCAGGTGGTATTACCCTTGGTGCGAATTTAGAAGCCACAATAAATGGCGTTCATGCCCTAGCCATAGACAAGGGCGGAATGACCATAAATGATGGTGCAAGCTTGACGGTTAATTCAAGTGGAAATACTATAAACACAAGTGGTACTGATTATGGTGGAGCTTCTAAGGTAAGATTTGCCGGAGGTTTAAACCTCAACTTAGGTGCAAATTCAAGAGCTGTATTTTCTAATATTTCTCAAACAACAACGAGTTTCATTCATCAAGGCACTATCAATGTCGCACAAGGAGCAAATTTAACCATACAAGCAACTCTGATAAGATTGCAAGATGTAAATAATAACAACGGCACGATAACCCTTACAGGCACACGCATACAAAATATAGGCAATCCGGTTGGCGGTAAAAATGGTATAGCAAATTTTGTTAATAACAATGGAAATGTCATTATCAATGGCGATTTTGAAAATGGAGGACAGGCTATTAATGAGGGCGGAACTTTCAGTCCTTATGATCCTGGTTATGGAGGTGGTGCTGTTTTTACGCTTAATGGTGGGAGCGTAACGATCAATGGTAAATTTATAGCAACGCATGGTGGAGACGCTGTTTCAGGTGGTGATCTTTGGGGTGCGCAAGTATCAGATATAAACATTAATGGCGGAACACTCGATATAAAGGGCGAAATCACTAACAAAACAGGTTCAACTCTTAATGTAACAGGTGGAAATCTCATAGCCAGAAGTAATTTTATCAATACCTCAGGAGGAGTGATAAATATCTCAAAGGGTAAGGTTGAGGTTGCAGGAGAGACGAGAAATGACTCAGGATCAAGCTTTAATATCGCAGGTGGAACGATACAAACAAGTAATTTTGTTAATAATTCAACCCTAAATTTCTCAGCAGATTCAAATGGAAATATGGGACAAATCATTGGTAATTTAAGCAATAATGGTAGCGGCAAGGTCAATATAGATCTTACAAATGCTAAAACAGGAGAGATTCAACTTGTAACAGGAAGCATACAGGGCTTACAAGATGGAGTAAATTTAAATGTCAATACAGGGGCTTTTCTTGATACTAAATTTGATATAAATAGTGGAAAACTCACAAACAAAGTCGATCAAGGCAAGATTGATAAGATCGAAGGAGAGCTTACAGATAAAAATGATAAACAAGTTTTTAGCACACTCATGCAAGAATATCCGGGAGTTTTTAAAACTGAGGCTGAGGCAAAACAAGCCGTACAAGATATAAAAACAGGAGTTAGCACAGGTCATATAAGTACCCCTTTGACGACTATGGATACGATGGTTAGTAATGCTAAACTTGAATCCTCAAGACAAATTTTTAGTTCAAGAAATTCCGGCTTAGCAGATATATCAAAACTTAAAAAAGTATATCTAGCAAGTTTGAATGATGATGTTTTAAGACAGATCATAAGTAGGCAAACAAATCATTCTTTTAATCTTAATGTCGTTGGAATGGGTATAGCAGGTGCAAATAAGGGCTTTTTGGGCGGTTTTAACGCAAGTATGTTTTCAAGGGTTGAAAATCATGGCATAAGTTTTGGTGTAGGTTATGCTTATGGTAAAACGAAGCAAGATAGCTCTTATCATGAAACTGATAACTCAAGTCATAATTTTAGCCTAAGTTTGTATGATAAAATTTACATGCCTTTTGATGAGAATATGGAATTTGATCTTGGAGCTTATTGGGCTGGTTCTTTTATGGATATAAGTAGAAACTTGCAAAATATCGGCAAAAGCTCAACGAAATCTAAATTTTTTCAATTAGGAGCTGAGGGGACTTTGGGTTATGTTTTTGAAAGTGGGCAATTTGCTATTAAGCCTTACTTGGGACTTGGGCATGCTCTTCATTTTTTTGATCAATTTAGCGAACAAACAGGTTCTATAAGCTTGAGTGCAAATTCTCAAAATATCTATACCTTAAGTGCTTTGGCTGGATTTGAAAATCGCTTTTATCTCACTGATGAAAGTGCTGTAATGCTTACGCTTGGATATGAAAATTTAATGTTTGAAAGTAGAAAAAGGGCTATGCGTATGGGAGGTAACAGCAATCCACAAGGACGCAATATGTTTTTTAGCATGCCTTACAAACATAAGGCTTCTTTGGCTTTAGGCACTGATTATTATTTCACTGAAGCTATGAGGATAGAAGTGGGCGGTTTTTACAAATACGCTTTTGGCACTAAAGGCGATGATGAGGTATCTAAGGACAAGCTTGATACACATTATTTTGGCGTAAATGCCTCTTTTATCTATAAATTTTAA
- the fliH gene encoding flagellar assembly protein FliH, translated as MAKNTNVISHLNSSEHVIDSYHFKVMSEFSTEEKKPAQSLNSTPKQAPITENVNTKQITEDNAQTEEEKTEQNEELVSQEKNIFQSDFVEDLLKKTDEMSGNIIKLQMQMESKEKEFDTRLNTELENAKEKFTQEGYNQAKNEFDKEMAELKDKYLKSIAKLDEACVNLDVFISKNEQELANTAVEIAREVISKELENHSKEIALNLSKELMAELKDASNIEIRVSPVDYDFIKSHLQDSHLKISLDDAISKGSVIVLSDTGNIEANLNSRLAKIQKMIIK; from the coding sequence ATGGCAAAAAATACGAATGTGATTTCTCATCTTAATTCAAGCGAACATGTGATTGATAGCTATCATTTTAAGGTGATGTCTGAGTTTAGCACTGAGGAGAAAAAACCAGCTCAAAGCTTAAATTCAACCCCAAAACAAGCACCCATTACAGAAAATGTAAATACAAAACAAATCACAGAGGATAACGCACAAACTGAAGAAGAAAAAACCGAACAAAATGAAGAGCTTGTAAGTCAAGAAAAAAATATTTTTCAATCTGATTTTGTGGAGGATTTGCTTAAAAAAACCGATGAAATGTCAGGAAATATCATCAAACTTCAAATGCAAATGGAAAGCAAAGAAAAAGAATTTGACACTCGCTTAAATACAGAACTTGAAAATGCAAAAGAAAAATTTACACAAGAAGGCTACAATCAAGCTAAGAATGAATTTGATAAAGAAATGGCTGAGTTAAAGGATAAATACCTAAAAAGTATTGCCAAGCTTGATGAAGCTTGTGTAAATTTAGATGTTTTTATCAGTAAAAACGAGCAAGAGCTTGCAAATACCGCCGTAGAAATCGCAAGAGAGGTGATTTCTAAAGAACTTGAAAATCATTCCAAAGAAATAGCCTTAAATTTAAGCAAAGAGCTTATGGCTGAGCTAAAAGATGCTTCAAATATAGAAATTAGGGTTAGCCCTGTGGATTATGATTTTATCAAATCACACCTGCAAGATAGTCATCTTAAAATCAGCCTTGATGATGCGATTAGCAAAGGAAGCGTGATTGTTTTAAGCGATACAGGAAATATAGAAGCAAATCTCAATTCAAGGCTTGCAAAAATCCAAAAGATGATTATAAAATGA
- a CDS encoding epoxyqueuosine reductase QueH — MLVHICCSVDSHYFIQELRKAYPKERIVGFFYDPNIHPYSEHELRFLDVKRSCDKLKIKLFKGEYDYESWLRAVRGYEDEPEKGARCKICFDKRMEKSVEFAVKIGEKKLTTTLLTSPKKDLEQLQKALQKECDPYGIEFLAPDFRKNGGTQRQFELAKKDMLYHQNYCGCLYGLFKQKQNKSFIDELICPVNKQILPASIEARTKLYKRVIELEKKGIAFKIEREKFLNYRLFNASVKVDKKALQSHVLFYSHFKNAYTRFSQNEELKFELKSNKDELIFWDFEYFNSLCKHKFKDFEELLKKPLSIEKEIALRAKMLGAYNLSPVFICQNLPKGRIEISAKSEIYFDVRERIVKL; from the coding sequence ATGCTAGTTCATATTTGCTGTAGTGTAGATAGTCATTATTTTATCCAAGAGCTTAGAAAGGCTTATCCTAAAGAAAGGATAGTGGGCTTTTTTTATGATCCTAATATCCATCCTTACAGCGAGCATGAGCTTCGCTTTTTAGATGTGAAAAGAAGCTGTGATAAGCTGAAAATCAAGCTTTTTAAAGGAGAATATGATTATGAAAGCTGGCTAAGGGCTGTAAGAGGCTATGAAGATGAGCCTGAAAAGGGTGCAAGATGCAAGATTTGCTTTGATAAAAGAATGGAAAAAAGCGTTGAATTTGCTGTAAAAATAGGAGAAAAAAAGCTTACAACCACCCTTTTAACAAGTCCTAAAAAGGATTTAGAGCAACTTCAAAAGGCCTTACAAAAGGAATGCGATCCTTACGGAATAGAGTTTTTAGCCCCTGATTTTAGGAAAAATGGAGGCACACAAAGGCAGTTTGAGCTAGCCAAAAAGGATATGCTTTATCATCAAAATTATTGTGGCTGTTTATATGGGCTTTTTAAGCAAAAGCAAAATAAAAGCTTTATTGATGAGCTAATTTGCCCTGTGAATAAGCAAATTTTACCAGCTAGTATAGAGGCCAGAACAAAGCTTTATAAAAGGGTCATTGAGCTTGAAAAAAAAGGCATTGCCTTTAAGATAGAGAGGGAGAAATTTCTAAACTACCGCCTTTTTAATGCCTCTGTTAAGGTCGATAAAAAGGCTCTTCAAAGCCATGTTTTATTTTATTCTCATTTTAAAAATGCCTATACTCGCTTTTCTCAAAACGAAGAGCTTAAATTTGAGCTAAAAAGCAATAAAGATGAGCTTATTTTTTGGGATTTTGAATATTTTAATTCTCTGTGTAAGCATAAATTTAAAGACTTTGAAGAGCTTTTAAAAAAGCCTTTAAGCATAGAAAAAGAAATCGCTCTTAGAGCTAAAATGCTTGGTGCATACAATCTAAGCCCTGTTTTTATCTGTCAAAACTTACCAAAAGGCAGGATAGAAATAAGTGCAAAGAGTGAAATTTATTTTGATGTGAGAGAAAGGATAGTTAAGCTTTAA